Proteins encoded within one genomic window of Fragaria vesca subsp. vesca linkage group LG1, FraVesHawaii_1.0, whole genome shotgun sequence:
- the LOC101294607 gene encoding mRNA cap guanine-N7 methyltransferase 1-like, producing MKRRCSDSSSSTSVWRIKANHPEDDSDTTKLLARKVADHYSVRRNQTLQEREASPIIHLRKLNNWIKSFALHYSWSTEARARRALANISASLRPGGTFIGTMPDANVIIKKLRQAQGLFFGNSVYWVRFDEEFSEKKFKSSSPFGIKYMFHLEGCVDCPEWLVPFHVFKSLAEEYGMELVFVKNNHEFVHEYMKLPEYEVLMQTIGALGGKSSISKDEWEVAYLYLSFVLRKRGQPA from the exons ATGAAAAGACGCTGCTCAGACTCGTCGTCATCCACCTCTGTTTGGAGGATCAAAGCCAACCACCCAGAAGATGATTCAGACACGACTAAGCTTCTTGCACGAAAAGTGGCCGATCATTATAGTGTGAGGAGAAACCAAACTCTCCAAGAAAGAGAAGCCAGTCCCATCATCCACTTAAGGAAGCTCAACAACTGGATCAAGAGT TTTGCCTTGCATTACTCCTGGTCCACGGAAGCGCGTGCAAGGAGAGCCCTGGCTAATATTTCAGCCTCGCTTCGCCCCGGCGGAACTTTCATTGGAACCATGCCAGACGCCAATGTGATCATCAAGAAGCTGAGACAAGCTCAAGGGTTGTTCTTTGGAAACAGTGTGTACTGGGTGAGATTTGATGAGGAATTTTCTGAAAAGAAATTCAAGTCTTCAAGCCCCTTTGGTATCAAGTACATGTTTCACCTTGAGGGTTGTGTTGATTGCCCTGAATGGCTCGTCCCCTTTCACGTATTCAAATCATTGGCAGAAGAGTACGGTATGGAGTTGGTTTTTGTGAAAAACAATCACGAGTTTGTGCACGAGTATATGAAGCTACCAGAGTATGAGGTTTTGATGCAGACGATTGGTGCGTTAGGGGGTAAAAGTTCAATATCAAAAGACGAATGGGAAGTTGCCTATCTATACCTGTCCTTTGTCTTGAGGAAACGAGGCCAACCAGCTTGA
- the LOC101303844 gene encoding F-box protein At5g39450-like has translation MSSESCGSSLLLALSDDLFSIITCSLSLKDICNLGLCCRNLYELVDCEKVWLTQCELVGIVPLQDLIEWRKAVSSYKALCRFLFSVQPLMGIWVHQNPELGNVVYVMPGFVSVVGCRVIPQELGPLGIEDGPILWAPVFEIICDFDGSTAFLLHGREKGGIYVYPGLVKHVGRSCNVLLLEIEPRQLKHGSKLLLHSQSFVHYPDTELSKNICRLNSGLSRSQGVSGQGETLVPFSRLGFSDRRKLLDVVTNQIRLKVPSVAIGPLFPRLRDNEENFQKDMVLLSERRSMLLQMLKLGEGYMDSKGSSQLPFDPTQLQLNGFRKSPGQTSDFHNIISEDASHRQSSRRKSIGRYFKDSLNQILGKSISFNGNSKNGSSSSESKYASLPEFLSSSDTIGLTLHASTVKLSSYRAWPNMHDSRFAIYKLPLRTPSVDHEYAGLWGGTFGWPPGKPTKDKPGKALFFLLLSYEECQGQQQLIATKILEGTHYVLHPNGSAMFIVNMDEPSTDPFPWDTDVDSLTVNIKHALKGEGIANGYGFRYPGSKPGSLFVFQDGHLAFIWKESRAVLTLQRLNLQELLRKGERVPALPPIANFSYLTKSYSNVFAEFPHTSSTWASAREDQSDALGENLR, from the exons ATGTCATCCGAGTCGTGTGGCTCCAGCTTGCTTCTGGCTCTGTCAGATGATTTGTTTTCCATTATCACATGTTCCCTGTCACTTAAGGACATATGTAATCTGGGGCTATGCTGCCGGAATTTGTATGAACTTGTGGACTGTGAGAAGGTCTGGCTTACTCAGTGTGAGCTGGTTGGGATAGTCCCTCTTCAAGACCTCATTGAGTGGCGAAAGGCTGTCTCGTCTTACAAGGCGCTGTGCCGCTTTCTGTTTAGTGTTCAGCCTCTTATGGGAATATGGGTTCACCAGAATCCAGAGCTTGGGAATGTAGTCTATGTCATGCCTGGTTTTGTCTCTGTTGTTGGGTGCCGTGTGATACCTCAAGAGCTTGGCCCTTTAGGGATCGAAGATGGCCCTATTTTGTGGGCTCCTGTGTTTGAAATTATTTGTGATTTTGATGGTTCCACAGCATTTCTTCTGCATGGGAGGGAGAAAGGAGGTATCTATGTGTATCCTGGTTTAGTGAAACATGTTGGCAGGTCGTGTAATGTGCTGTTGCTTGAGATTGAACCTAGACAACTGAAACATGGGAGCAAATTGTTATTGCATAGCCAGAGTTTTGTTCATTATCCGGATACGGAGCTGTCAAAGAATATTTGTAGGTTGAATAGTGGACTCTCAAGGTCACAGGGGGTGTCTGGACAGGGTGAAACATTGGTGCCCTTCAGTCGATTGGGATTCAGTGACAGAAGAAAATTGCTGGATGTTGTTACAAACCAAATTCGTCTAAAGGTTCCTAGTGTAGCAATTGGTCCACTCTTTCCTCGGTTGAGGGACAATGAGGAGAACTTTCAGAAGGATATGGTGCTCTTATCTGAACGGAGATCAATGCTACTTCAAATGCTCAAGCTTGGTGAAGGTTACATGGATTCAAAGGGAAGTAGTCAACTGCCATTTGATCCTACTCAGCTGCAATTGAATGGGTTCAGAAAGAGTCCTGGTCAAACAAGTGATTTTCATAATATTATTAGCGAGGACGCTAGTCACAGACAGAGCTCCAGGCGGAAATCTATTGGCAGGTACTTTAAGGATAGTCTCAATCAAATCCTGGGAAAGTCAATCTCATTCAATGGCAACTCAAAGAATGGTTCTTCCAGCAGTGAGAGTAAGTATGCATCCCTTCCTGAGTTTCTGAGTTCAAGTGATACAATAGGACTGACTTTACATGCTTCAACTGTCAAGTTATCTTCTTATCGCGCATGGCCAAACATGCATGACAGTCGCTTTGCCATTTACAAATTGCCCTTGCGTACCCCAAGTGTTGATCACGAGTATGCTGGTTTATGGGGAGGGACTTTTGGTTGGCCCCCTGGGAAGCCCACCAAAGATAAGCCCGGAAAGGCTCTCTTCTTTCTTTTACTTTCTTATGAGGAGTGCCAGGGGCAACAACAGCTGATTGCAACCAAAATTTTAGAGGGTACACACTATGTTCTGCATCCTAATGGCTCAGCAATGTTTATAGTGAACATGGATGAACCTTCAACTGATCCATTCCCTTGGGATACTGATGTCGATTCCCTTACTGTGAATATTAAGCATGCTCTGAAAGGCGAGGGTATTGCAAATGGTTATGGTTTTAGATATCCAGGCTCGAAACCAGGTTCCCTCTTTGTATTTCAAGATGGTCACCTTGCCTTCATTTGGAAGGAGTCTAGGGCTGTCTTGACTTTGCAGAGGCTCAACTTGCAAGAACTTTTGAGAAAAGGCGAAAGGGTGCCTGCGCTTCCTCCGATTGCTAACTTTTCATATTTGACCAAGTCTTACTCAAACGTGTTTGCTGAGTTCCCTCACACCTCAAGTACTTGGGCATCAGCAAG GGAGGACCAATCTGACGCCCTAGGTGAAAACCTAAGATGA
- the LOC101294894 gene encoding uncharacterized protein LOC101294894 yields MTKKADAMPGSHELWTDGLICAFEFKPSSLRFGHRNKPLSVAHDDGEREGGHWVPIGWARILEIVPTVQADEDYSTVADLAARPVWWCHVSAEHPSVKARLDDDRWLHRDVSLSLKDETQLISDRMKPLLYEVPIRVHGGLLFELLGQSVGNEGQNDIPIVLRSWQDQNFLVTVLHIKGHVSSANVSGITEVLELLSHGGHNVPTTIHEVIAHLTSRLARWDYRLFRKSIFGAVDELGLKFMYMRNHKEMNLFSKILNEEIKTLSNQVIRVKWSLHAREEILSELLDHLRGNITRSLLKKTRKSTREMIEEQEEVRGRLFLIQDVMQSNVDASIHRRLGVYGGCGLVLSIITGLLGINVDGVPGAKNAPYAFGIFSAILLIIGCVISGLGNYYLRLKKPISKEQVQARKRELEDHVKRFQYEVETHAPVGKTVHRNYLPSTMGDAFTVRID; encoded by the coding sequence ATGACGAAGAAAGCAGATGCAATGCCTGGTAGTCATGAACTCTGGACAGATGGCCTTATCTGTGCTTTCGAGTTCAAACCAAGCAGTTTGAGATTTGGTCATAGGAACAAGCCCCTAAGTGTTGCTCATGATGATGGTGAAAGAGAGGGTGGTCATTGGGTGCCAATTGGGTGGGCTAGAATTTTAGAAATCGTCCCAACTGTGCAAGCTGATGAAGACTACTCGACTGTTGCAGACTTAGCAGCTCGGCCTGTTTGGTGGTGCCATGTCTCAGCAGAACACCCCTCAGTTAAAGCTCGGCTCGATGATGACCGGTGGCTACATCGTGATGTCAGTTTATCTTTAAAAGATGAAACTCAACTGATCAGTGACAGAATGAAACCTCTTTTATATGAGGTTCCAATTAGGGTTCATGGGGGTTTGTTATTTGAGCTCTTGGGACAGTCAGTTGGTAATGAGGGCCAGAATGATATACCCATTGTGCTTCGTTCTTGGCAAGACCAAAACTTCCTTGTAACTGTTTTGCATATCAAAGGGCATGTGTCAAGTGCAAATGTGTCTGGCATCACAGAAGTTCTCGAACTTCTTTCCCATGGAGGCCATAACGTACCGACAACAATACATGAAGTCATTGCACATCTAACTAGCCGCCTTGCTCGATGGGATTACAGGCTATTCCGCAAGTCCATATTTGGTGCAGTAGATGAGCTTGGATTGAAATTTATGTACATGAGAAACCATAAAGAGATGAATCTTTTCAGCAAAATTCTCAACGAAGAAATCAAAACCTTATCAAACCAGGTCATCAGAGTAAAATGGTCACTTCATGCAAGGGAGGAGATTTTGTCTGAGCTTCTTGACCATTTAAGAGGAAATATCACAAGAAGCTTATTGAAGAAAACAAGAAAGAGCACAAGAGAAATGATTGAGGAGCAAGAAGAAGTTCGTGGCCGTTTATTTTTAATTCAGGATGTGATGCAGAGCAATGTTGATGCATCGATTCACCGGAGACTTGGTGTTTATGGTGGCTGTGGCCTTGTACTTTCCATCATCACCGGGCTGCTTGGAATCAATGTTGATGGAGTGCCTGGAGCAAAAAACGCACCATATGCCTTTGGAATTTTTTCAGCCATTCTCTTGATTATTGGATGCGTGATAAGCGGACTTGGCAACTATTACCTTAGGTTGAAAAAGCCTATTTCTAAAGAGCAAGTTCAAGCTAGAAAACGGGAGCTTGAAGATCATGTCAAGAGGTTTCAGTACGAGGTAGAGACTCATGCCCCGGTTGGTAAAACCGTGCATCGGAATTATTTACCCTCAACAATGGGAGATGCATTCACTGTCCGCATTGATTGA